The following are encoded together in the Pseudoalteromonas piscicida genome:
- a CDS encoding cystathionine beta-lyase, with protein MKKHTKIVAAGRKAEYTKGVVNPVVQRASTVVFESVAEMQEAIKGRGHRTLFYGRRGTNTHFALQDAITELENGAGCALYPSGAAAIAQSLLSFLKAGDHLLMVDTAYEPTRDLCDKLLKGYGIETTYYDPMVGAGIDALIQDNTKVLFLESPGSITMEVQDVPAMVEVAKRRGVITMLDNTWGNGWQFRPLDHGVDISIQAATKYIVGHSDVMMGVAVANERYWPELREHSYLLGQCTSADDAYLALRGLRTMPARLKQHEQSAMTVAKWLEAHPLVDHVRHPAFETCPGHEFFKRDFDGSNGLFSIVMKAGSQKAINRFLDALSHFKMGFSWGGYESLVTANKTMEHLRSTTGWTLGPVVRLHIGLEDVEDLIEDLEHALKVYEQNLGKS; from the coding sequence ATGAAAAAGCATACAAAAATCGTTGCTGCTGGAAGAAAAGCAGAATATACCAAAGGGGTAGTAAACCCAGTTGTTCAGCGCGCCTCTACCGTGGTTTTTGAGAGCGTTGCCGAAATGCAAGAAGCGATAAAAGGCCGTGGACATCGCACCCTGTTTTACGGTCGTCGTGGCACCAATACCCATTTCGCATTGCAAGATGCCATTACTGAGCTTGAAAATGGTGCGGGTTGCGCCTTATATCCGTCTGGTGCTGCTGCTATCGCACAGTCACTACTGTCATTTTTAAAAGCAGGTGATCACTTGCTGATGGTGGATACTGCGTATGAACCAACCAGAGATTTGTGCGATAAGCTGTTAAAAGGCTATGGCATAGAGACGACTTACTATGACCCTATGGTTGGCGCTGGTATTGACGCGTTAATTCAAGACAATACCAAAGTGTTGTTCTTGGAGTCTCCAGGTTCAATCACCATGGAAGTACAAGATGTACCAGCGATGGTCGAAGTTGCAAAGCGCCGTGGCGTTATCACTATGCTTGATAATACGTGGGGTAATGGCTGGCAATTCCGTCCGCTCGATCATGGTGTTGATATCAGCATTCAAGCGGCAACCAAGTATATTGTTGGACATTCGGATGTCATGATGGGGGTTGCCGTTGCAAACGAGCGTTATTGGCCTGAGCTTAGAGAGCACTCGTATTTACTTGGTCAATGCACCTCTGCAGATGATGCTTATTTAGCACTACGTGGGTTACGTACTATGCCTGCGAGGTTAAAACAACACGAACAGTCGGCAATGACGGTGGCGAAATGGCTCGAAGCGCATCCGCTCGTGGATCACGTTAGGCATCCCGCTTTTGAGACTTGCCCCGGTCATGAATTCTTCAAGCGAGACTTTGATGGCAGTAATGGTTTATTTTCAATCGTAATGAAAGCAGGTAGCCAAAAGGCGATTAACCGTTTCTTAGATGCTTTATCCCATTTTAAAATGGGTTTCTCATGGGGCGGCTATGAAAGTTTAGTTACAGCCAATAAAACCATGGAACATTTGCGCTCAACCACAGGTTGGACACTTGGCCCCGTGGTCCGCCTTCACATCGGTCTTGAAGACGTAGAAGACTTGATAGAAGATTTAGAACATGCACTTAAGGTCTACGAACAAAACCTCGGTAAATCATAA
- a CDS encoding DUF4136 domain-containing protein, with protein MFKNIVIATLVLMLAACAKTPDWDYDKSVQFANYKTYAWSPEADLKNNGREYQVNDLMEKRIRSAIQNEMSKQGFTLTDPQSADLLVNYHASVDTKIESDSLHTTYGARWNYWGIGWQTQTTTREYEVGTLVLDMIDKASNQLVWRGAKEGRLRSNQSPDQRTASINKTISELLANFPPQPQH; from the coding sequence ATGTTTAAGAATATTGTTATCGCCACTTTGGTGCTGATGTTAGCGGCCTGCGCCAAAACCCCTGATTGGGATTATGATAAGTCTGTACAATTCGCTAACTATAAAACCTATGCTTGGTCACCCGAAGCGGACCTAAAAAATAATGGTCGTGAATACCAAGTCAATGACTTAATGGAAAAGCGGATCCGCAGTGCAATTCAAAACGAAATGAGCAAACAAGGTTTCACCCTCACCGATCCGCAATCGGCCGACTTACTGGTTAACTATCACGCATCAGTTGATACAAAAATTGAATCTGACTCACTTCACACCACGTATGGTGCGCGTTGGAACTACTGGGGTATTGGTTGGCAAACACAGACCACAACACGTGAATACGAAGTGGGCACGCTTGTACTCGATATGATAGACAAAGCGTCTAACCAGCTAGTTTGGCGCGGTGCAAAAGAAGGTCGCTTACGTAGCAACCAATCACCAGATCAAAGAACAGCGTCAATTAACAAAACCATTTCAGAATTGCTGGCTAACTTCCCACCACAGCCACAACACTAA
- the tnpA gene encoding IS66 family insertion sequence element accessory protein TnpA, translating into MPKHKTAQQWLQLFEQQELSGLSITDFCQQHNLSTKSFYYHRAKHHKKKAPQKPQSSFVAAQPAVPAPVSQPPLLQLKHGQSTVLLPSTTDTLWLAALLKALS; encoded by the coding sequence ATGCCTAAACACAAGACCGCGCAGCAATGGCTGCAACTTTTCGAACAGCAGGAGCTTAGTGGCTTGTCTATCACTGATTTTTGCCAGCAGCACAACCTCAGTACAAAATCCTTCTATTATCATCGCGCTAAGCATCATAAGAAAAAAGCGCCTCAGAAACCTCAGTCTTCCTTTGTGGCTGCTCAGCCTGCTGTGCCAGCGCCCGTCTCCCAGCCTCCACTGTTGCAACTCAAACATGGCCAGAGCACGGTATTGCTGCCATCAACAACAGATACCCTTTGGCTCGCAGCACTGCTGAAGGCATTGTCATGA
- a CDS encoding phosphodiester glycosidase family protein, protein MKHIFFILATTVFFAAHASYTMPEELSVDTILSKENMTQVSLGPGVSYIEAKVTHGSNSYILVSKLLTLNDANDLKNRAEEIFIERHADWDRKAFNFSVTNAGLIGSEQFDVGYRVIISSFPDVATAKLAKLESGELNSLFTVNNASYFPGIRGPQLISILKIKPKEYRGRVIATLANGTVKGTSTVSSISKKLGAFAGVNGGYFSYSESLGIVGDPAGISVIDGMLVSEAVHGRPALLINNNPSLTMKILPDVTTSMMLSVGDKKFPVNGLNRKPGKKLNCGYIVDEKLITSSHDSLCLTNDELIVFNDSFGDISMNEIEGTFSILIDDKSKVVAINPSNLSKVPPSNILVIATGSRKLDLFSDIDIGTEVIFSTSLKSGEDPISLNEGTYLVNGGPSLLFDGKIQTMRWEYEGWSPKSRENGKLAEHEKDKIASNDEKNQSAAFFDSWVNRRHPRTLVGIASDGEIYIVVVYGRDSKVNSGVTVYEAAKVLLSLGATSAINLDGGGSSVMVIDHKLTGLPSDTNGERAVADAILLLYGEDRESK, encoded by the coding sequence ATGAAACACATTTTTTTTATTCTTGCGACAACTGTCTTTTTCGCCGCACATGCAAGCTACACAATGCCTGAAGAGCTAAGCGTTGATACTATTTTATCTAAAGAGAATATGACCCAAGTTTCGCTAGGCCCCGGTGTAAGTTATATAGAAGCAAAGGTAACCCATGGGTCAAACTCCTACATTCTAGTCAGCAAATTATTAACATTAAATGATGCCAACGATTTGAAAAATCGAGCTGAAGAAATCTTTATTGAAAGACATGCCGATTGGGATAGAAAGGCTTTTAATTTCAGTGTTACAAATGCAGGTTTGATAGGCTCGGAGCAGTTTGACGTTGGCTATCGGGTGATCATATCCAGTTTTCCTGATGTTGCCACCGCAAAACTAGCCAAGCTTGAGTCAGGTGAGCTTAACTCATTGTTTACAGTTAATAATGCTTCGTATTTTCCGGGTATTCGTGGGCCCCAGCTCATTTCAATATTGAAAATAAAACCGAAAGAGTATAGAGGACGAGTAATTGCGACGCTGGCTAATGGTACTGTTAAAGGTACTTCTACTGTTTCATCTATATCAAAGAAACTAGGGGCTTTTGCTGGCGTGAATGGCGGTTATTTTTCGTATTCTGAATCCCTTGGTATTGTGGGAGATCCAGCGGGAATATCTGTGATTGATGGCATGCTTGTAAGCGAAGCGGTTCATGGCCGGCCAGCCCTACTTATAAACAATAATCCTAGCCTGACGATGAAAATTTTGCCGGATGTTACTACTTCAATGATGCTTAGCGTCGGAGATAAAAAGTTTCCAGTAAATGGGTTAAACCGAAAACCTGGGAAAAAACTTAATTGCGGCTATATCGTTGATGAAAAACTAATCACTAGTTCACATGACTCGTTATGTCTGACAAATGATGAACTTATCGTATTTAATGATTCTTTTGGCGATATCAGTATGAACGAAATCGAGGGGACATTTAGTATACTCATCGATGACAAAAGCAAAGTCGTTGCAATAAACCCCTCCAACTTAAGCAAAGTTCCACCTTCAAATATATTAGTGATTGCAACCGGGTCAAGGAAGCTAGATTTATTTTCAGATATTGATATCGGTACTGAGGTCATATTTTCAACTTCTTTGAAAAGTGGAGAGGACCCCATTTCTCTCAATGAAGGCACGTACCTAGTCAACGGAGGACCATCATTACTATTTGATGGAAAGATACAAACCATGCGCTGGGAGTACGAAGGATGGAGTCCAAAAAGCCGTGAAAACGGCAAACTTGCAGAGCATGAGAAAGATAAAATTGCCAGCAACGATGAAAAAAATCAAAGTGCGGCATTTTTTGATAGCTGGGTTAATCGACGACATCCAAGAACCCTGGTTGGAATAGCTTCTGACGGTGAGATCTACATCGTTGTTGTCTACGGACGTGATTCAAAAGTTAACTCTGGCGTAACGGTTTATGAAGCCGCAAAAGTGCTTCTTTCTCTTGGTGCGACTTCAGCAATCAACCTTGACGGTGGTGGGTCCAGTGTCATGGTGATAGACCATAAATTAACAGGTTTACCATCAGACACAAACGGTGAAAGAGCTGTCGCTGATGCAATACTACTCCTTTATGGAGAAGATAGGGAAAGCAAGTGA
- the tnpB gene encoding IS66 family insertion sequence element accessory protein TnpB (TnpB, as the term is used for proteins encoded by IS66 family insertion elements, is considered an accessory protein, since TnpC, encoded by a neighboring gene, is a DDE family transposase.), with protein sequence MICWQNKVVYLHRQPVDFRKSINGLAAIVEQAMATSAMTGNVFAFCNKSKDKLKVLYWDKTGFALWYKRLEKDKFKWPDKEDDDVITLTAEQWQWLLSGLSVIAHKPLSYGYNV encoded by the coding sequence ATGATCTGCTGGCAAAATAAAGTGGTTTACTTACATCGCCAGCCGGTCGACTTTCGTAAATCCATCAATGGACTTGCGGCGATTGTTGAGCAAGCAATGGCAACGTCCGCAATGACGGGTAACGTCTTTGCCTTTTGCAATAAAAGTAAGGACAAGCTGAAGGTGCTTTATTGGGATAAAACCGGTTTTGCACTGTGGTACAAACGCCTCGAAAAAGACAAGTTTAAATGGCCAGACAAAGAAGACGATGACGTCATTACGCTGACTGCCGAGCAGTGGCAATGGCTACTGTCAGGCTTGTCCGTCATTGCTCATAAGCCACTCAGTTATGGTTATAACGTATGA
- a CDS encoding phosphodiester glycosidase family protein, giving the protein MINSKLAKIPLSLGVSLCIGLISTTAFSANIDLFKLDQNHNTTDGTSFKNLEGFLLVIKDTRKVKFTIPKLGEFDVACDSLDNSFSTARQFCVSGIGLTCKQVYNFQNGIYKPTSRSDDLVPMKPVINYVNHYHNKNTNKKVVGINLGFFDLTPFPNRSTNQSVWKPLYQEACGLNLGTLYSNENKKYYSHFGDKEKLPSGVDDAPFSTLIIHSNGDLDDSKRFDIEPRIKSKSLAFSGVLLRRNGVDRGEIYLPKFVQDKASSAVARTAVGYKIGEYKMKFLVVQGGRASGAKGLTIDDVKKFFAVSDGYDSVMLLDGSGSSQLAANFSASTIQSPTTTGRTNCIHKNVKTCTLKGDVVGNAYVSHWNSKYKTPYGNYNSSVDRRTPNVLLVID; this is encoded by the coding sequence ATGATTAATAGTAAATTAGCTAAAATTCCATTGTCACTAGGTGTCAGCTTGTGTATTGGGCTGATATCGACAACTGCGTTTAGCGCGAATATAGATTTATTCAAATTAGATCAAAATCATAATACTACAGACGGAACTTCTTTTAAGAATTTAGAGGGGTTTCTACTAGTGATAAAGGATACACGTAAGGTGAAATTTACAATTCCAAAACTGGGGGAGTTTGATGTCGCGTGTGACTCTCTGGACAATTCATTCAGTACCGCTAGACAATTTTGTGTTAGCGGAATCGGTCTGACGTGTAAACAAGTCTATAATTTTCAAAACGGTATATACAAGCCCACTAGTCGTAGCGACGACCTAGTACCAATGAAACCTGTAATCAATTATGTAAACCATTATCATAATAAAAATACAAACAAAAAAGTAGTTGGGATTAACCTAGGCTTTTTCGATTTGACGCCCTTCCCTAATCGAAGTACTAACCAAAGTGTGTGGAAACCACTTTATCAAGAGGCTTGTGGCCTAAATCTAGGCACCTTATATTCAAATGAAAATAAAAAATATTACTCACACTTTGGGGACAAGGAGAAGCTTCCTTCAGGTGTTGATGATGCGCCATTTTCCACGCTTATAATACATAGCAATGGAGATTTAGATGATTCTAAGAGATTTGATATTGAACCAAGAATTAAATCTAAAAGTCTCGCTTTTTCCGGAGTATTACTTCGCAGAAATGGAGTTGATAGAGGTGAAATTTATTTGCCTAAATTTGTTCAAGACAAAGCATCTTCTGCTGTTGCAAGAACTGCGGTAGGCTACAAAATTGGTGAATATAAAATGAAATTTTTAGTGGTACAGGGAGGCCGGGCATCTGGTGCAAAAGGCTTGACGATAGATGATGTGAAGAAATTTTTTGCTGTTTCCGATGGATATGACAGCGTCATGTTGTTGGATGGAAGTGGTTCTTCTCAACTTGCGGCTAATTTCAGTGCTTCAACTATACAATCACCGACTACTACTGGTAGAACAAACTGCATCCATAAAAATGTAAAAACTTGCACATTAAAAGGGGATGTAGTGGGAAATGCATATGTCAGTCATTGGAATTCAAAATACAAGACCCCTTATGGGAATTATAATTCATCAGTCGATAGACGAACTCCAAACGTTTTACTCGTCATTGATTGA
- the tnpC gene encoding IS66 family transposase, translated as MQNELDVLRQQLAKQEEIIAQLQARNNYLEEQFRLAQQKRFGASSESHPAQADLFNEAETLVEEVPEQDVETIEYQRKKPTRQPLPKDLPRERVVHDIDNKQCGCCGGELHKMGEDVSEKLEFIPAQVKVIEHVRPKYSCRQCEKTQTQIRIVQAPVPPSPIPKGIATASLLSQIITSKYQYGLPLYRQESLFKQYGIALCRRTMADWMIRCASLFKPLYDRLHDVLLQQPVIQADETTVKVVKEDKQTNYMWLYCSGTDSPAPEASIPNIALFDYQNSRAGRCPVAFLQGYNGYLQVDGYAGYEQTQATLVGCWAHARRKFKEAADAQAKGKTGKANWALNHIQKLYRVETAHKTASAEVRQAARAQQAAPLLAQFKTWLDKSAQTVVPKSKLGEAVHYTLRQWPKLIRYLDDGHLKIDNNRAERAIKPFVIGRKNWLFSFTTSGAESSAILYSVIETARANGLTPFDYVMHCLNELAQPQCDIDSLLPWNVNL; from the coding sequence ATGCAAAACGAACTTGATGTATTACGCCAGCAGTTAGCGAAGCAAGAAGAGATCATTGCTCAGCTTCAGGCACGTAATAACTACCTCGAAGAACAATTCAGACTGGCCCAGCAAAAACGCTTCGGGGCCAGCAGTGAGTCGCATCCGGCGCAAGCTGACTTATTCAATGAAGCCGAAACGCTGGTTGAAGAGGTGCCAGAGCAAGACGTTGAAACCATCGAATATCAGCGTAAAAAGCCAACGCGCCAGCCTCTGCCAAAAGACCTCCCCCGCGAGCGTGTTGTCCATGACATCGACAACAAACAGTGTGGCTGTTGTGGCGGTGAGCTGCACAAAATGGGTGAGGATGTGAGCGAAAAACTGGAGTTTATCCCGGCCCAAGTCAAAGTCATTGAACATGTCAGGCCAAAATATAGTTGCCGACAGTGTGAAAAAACGCAAACCCAGATCAGGATAGTGCAAGCACCTGTACCACCTAGTCCAATCCCGAAAGGCATTGCCACGGCGAGTTTGCTCAGCCAGATCATCACCAGCAAATATCAGTACGGTTTACCGCTGTATCGGCAGGAAAGCCTGTTCAAACAATATGGTATCGCGCTTTGCAGACGCACCATGGCAGACTGGATGATCCGCTGTGCCAGTTTATTCAAACCACTCTACGACAGGCTGCACGACGTGTTGCTACAGCAACCGGTGATACAGGCCGATGAAACCACGGTTAAGGTGGTGAAAGAAGACAAACAAACTAATTACATGTGGCTGTATTGCAGCGGCACGGACTCGCCTGCGCCAGAGGCAAGCATCCCCAATATCGCCCTGTTCGACTATCAGAATAGTCGCGCGGGTCGCTGTCCTGTGGCATTTTTACAGGGCTACAACGGCTATCTGCAAGTTGATGGTTATGCAGGTTACGAACAAACACAAGCGACACTGGTTGGTTGCTGGGCACACGCAAGACGCAAGTTCAAAGAAGCTGCGGATGCGCAGGCCAAAGGTAAAACCGGCAAGGCGAACTGGGCGCTCAACCATATTCAAAAACTATATCGAGTTGAAACAGCGCACAAAACAGCAAGCGCTGAGGTGCGCCAAGCTGCACGGGCACAGCAAGCGGCTCCGCTGCTGGCACAGTTTAAAACCTGGTTAGATAAATCAGCACAAACGGTGGTTCCAAAATCAAAGCTGGGCGAGGCTGTCCACTACACGCTAAGACAATGGCCGAAACTTATCCGCTACCTGGATGACGGACACCTAAAGATAGACAACAACCGAGCAGAGCGCGCAATCAAACCGTTCGTGATAGGGCGAAAGAACTGGCTGTTTAGCTTCACCACAAGTGGCGCTGAAAGCAGCGCAATCCTCTATAGTGTAATCGAAACCGCCAGAGCAAACGGCCTGACCCCATTCGACTATGTGATGCACTGCTTAAACGAATTGGCTCAACCACAGTGTGATATCGACAGCTTACTACCCTGGAATGTTAATCTCTAG
- a CDS encoding TonB-dependent receptor, whose product MKHNKHSNSRVTKFLPALAITLSFNSNTIVAQDKEKKIEENSIEKIEVKGFRGSLNRSLAQKRWAVGVIDAISAEDLGKFPDLNISESLQRVPGVTLNRNSNGEGQAINLRGLGPQFTRVEINGMSGTGNGSGGRFGTSSGERGFNFELLASELFSNVEIRKSPTASDVEGGMAGIVSLETPKPLTYDGLKASVSLQGNYSELSEETDPRGSFLVSNNIDDTFGIAFSLALADTNFRSDTAEGGSWRPGSSFGRGDSEALIPNGTRYYNFLEERNSVGSTLTIQYRPSDNLELTFDGIYATLDSERLANRNDMPVENPGTVVTLEERDGVATSGSFRGVQQRVGTNFIDTEENFLQLTSKAEWILNDNWVIKPFVGYSKRKAERQFDLYSFRLADENGFDPGTVSFGVRGDFIDFGSSETDFTSNPEDFLFNIFILRPSIDEDEEISTQIDFERYFDSNSLSSVEFGFRYADRKKVRLQTQERLQRNVDDLRVVPSLAAVAGYLPFDVSGANAPLQQLFADPSLIRSVYYPGGNAVDGTFIRPLPGFNASESWSVEEETINAYAQANFEFDEVFFNVGLRLVNTTQTSNGNTVANRFQPTEKITPVSVSNTYTRYLPSFNFKYNIAEEMVLRTAYTKSLTRPNLSSLAPSETVNGIDEGGGTGSTGNPNLEPFTSDNFDLVYEWYFAEEAYFSANLFFKDIGGLIDTTSFTEIRSFPRQADGVIVEGPIVFTSFENGVSAEISGLELAYQQPLSESFGAVFNFTYADSSADFGTDGDVRSTGLPGLSRSSYNATLYFDNGVLDARLSYAWRERYLADFTDDFGVPRFTDDFGQLDFSANYAVSDNLQLQLQVLNITEEQIVNQSTDRFLPYGVNNLDRRVMFGARYVF is encoded by the coding sequence ATGAAACATAATAAACATTCGAATAGCAGAGTAACCAAGTTTCTACCTGCACTAGCAATAACATTATCGTTCAATTCAAACACGATTGTGGCGCAAGACAAAGAAAAGAAAATAGAAGAAAATTCTATCGAAAAAATTGAAGTAAAAGGCTTTAGAGGTAGCTTAAACCGGTCTTTGGCACAGAAAAGGTGGGCTGTGGGGGTCATTGATGCAATTTCTGCTGAGGACTTAGGCAAGTTTCCTGACCTGAATATATCAGAGTCTTTGCAACGTGTTCCTGGTGTAACACTTAATCGAAATAGTAATGGTGAGGGCCAAGCTATTAATCTTCGTGGGCTTGGACCTCAGTTTACCCGTGTTGAAATAAATGGAATGTCAGGCACTGGAAATGGTTCCGGGGGTCGCTTCGGTACAAGTTCTGGAGAGCGTGGTTTTAATTTCGAGCTACTAGCTTCAGAGTTATTTAGTAACGTAGAAATTAGAAAGTCGCCTACAGCAAGTGATGTAGAAGGCGGCATGGCTGGTATAGTTTCACTAGAGACGCCCAAACCGCTAACTTATGATGGTTTGAAAGCTAGTGTATCGCTTCAAGGGAATTACAGTGAGCTGAGCGAAGAAACAGATCCTCGAGGCTCATTTCTTGTTTCGAACAATATAGATGATACATTCGGTATCGCTTTTTCTTTGGCGTTAGCTGATACAAATTTTCGTTCTGACACTGCCGAAGGTGGGTCATGGCGTCCTGGTTCGTCATTTGGTCGCGGCGACAGTGAGGCGCTAATTCCAAACGGTACGCGCTATTATAACTTTTTGGAAGAAAGAAATAGCGTTGGAAGCACCTTAACAATCCAATATCGACCATCCGATAATTTAGAGTTAACCTTTGACGGCATTTATGCCACTTTGGATAGTGAGAGGCTTGCCAACCGTAACGACATGCCAGTAGAAAACCCCGGTACTGTCGTAACACTTGAAGAGCGAGATGGAGTGGCGACGTCTGGAAGTTTTAGAGGTGTACAGCAGCGTGTTGGCACAAATTTTATTGATACTGAAGAGAATTTTCTTCAACTTACATCTAAAGCAGAGTGGATACTGAATGATAACTGGGTGATTAAGCCTTTTGTTGGTTACTCAAAGCGTAAGGCAGAGCGTCAATTCGATTTATATTCCTTCCGACTTGCAGATGAGAATGGGTTTGATCCAGGTACCGTGTCGTTTGGGGTTCGAGGTGACTTTATCGACTTTGGCTCTTCGGAAACTGATTTTACAAGTAATCCAGAAGACTTCCTGTTCAATATATTTATATTACGCCCCTCTATTGATGAAGATGAAGAGATAAGTACACAGATAGATTTTGAGAGGTACTTCGATTCCAATAGCTTGTCTTCTGTCGAATTTGGTTTTAGGTATGCTGACCGAAAAAAAGTGAGGTTACAAACCCAAGAGCGCCTACAACGAAATGTAGATGACCTAAGAGTAGTACCAAGTCTTGCCGCTGTAGCTGGTTATTTGCCTTTTGATGTTTCAGGTGCAAATGCGCCGTTACAACAACTTTTTGCAGATCCATCACTAATTCGAAGTGTTTATTATCCAGGTGGTAATGCGGTTGATGGTACTTTTATTAGACCGCTGCCAGGTTTTAATGCTTCTGAATCATGGTCTGTGGAAGAGGAAACTATCAATGCCTATGCTCAAGCTAACTTCGAGTTTGATGAAGTATTCTTCAACGTTGGTTTACGACTTGTAAATACAACGCAAACTTCTAACGGTAATACAGTTGCTAACCGGTTTCAGCCAACTGAAAAAATAACACCTGTCTCAGTCTCAAATACTTACACTAGATATCTACCCAGCTTTAATTTTAAATACAACATTGCAGAGGAAATGGTCTTAAGAACAGCGTACACCAAATCGCTAACTCGTCCAAACTTATCAAGTTTAGCGCCATCGGAAACGGTTAATGGTATTGATGAAGGCGGTGGTACTGGTAGCACTGGTAACCCAAATCTTGAGCCATTTACCTCTGACAATTTCGACCTGGTATATGAATGGTATTTTGCTGAAGAGGCGTATTTCTCAGCTAACCTTTTCTTTAAGGATATCGGTGGCCTCATCGATACAACAAGTTTCACCGAAATTCGCTCATTCCCGCGTCAAGCAGACGGTGTGATTGTCGAAGGACCTATTGTATTTACGAGTTTTGAAAATGGCGTTTCAGCTGAAATTAGTGGATTAGAGTTAGCTTATCAGCAGCCGCTTAGTGAGAGCTTTGGTGCAGTTTTCAATTTCACTTATGCCGATAGCTCTGCTGATTTTGGCACCGATGGTGATGTGCGTAGTACAGGTTTGCCTGGGTTATCTCGTTCAAGTTATAACGCAACGCTTTATTTTGATAATGGAGTCTTGGACGCAAGGCTGTCATATGCTTGGAGAGAGCGTTATCTCGCTGACTTTACGGATGACTTTGGTGTGCCGCGTTTTACTGATGATTTTGGTCAGTTAGACTTTTCAGCCAATTATGCGGTTTCTGATAATCTCCAATTGCAGCTTCAAGTTCTCAATATTACTGAAGAGCAAATCGTCAATCAGTCAACCGACAGATTTCTTCCTTATGGTGTCAATAACCTAGATAGACGCGTGATGTTTGGTGCACGTTATGTCTTTTAG
- a CDS encoding ROK family transcriptional regulator, producing the protein MHHKNKHEITSGIEEELNSSHKKVLEVIKRNKKATRAQIAKETKLSTQSLTRLTKQLISLGVILEHSRTEGQRGQPAIYLTIKENVFCSVGVVFEHDRVTVLLEDFNGEIIQKQCEEGKLLSAQKATELALKMLDKLFESIDPKVTVLGIGVSISGFFTNIEGQICSQQDPIGWSHIDFQKMFAERYDCLCFVENDGNAASIGFSLTPTAAKMQSFFLLLFTLDVGGGFVVNGRIVDGAYGNAGEIATLFNSNTSIPRPTIGSLQQYFNDTMGKSIEFEDILEAIDNEHPTVESWIIACAESMKYPLKAIQSILDPKAIIFTGRLPSKLQRKLADRVQISSPSFGGLTAPKPDIFISTGNNILEAGVTSIPAFYFFSR; encoded by the coding sequence GTGCATCACAAGAATAAGCATGAAATAACATCAGGTATTGAAGAAGAGCTTAATAGTAGCCATAAAAAAGTACTTGAAGTTATCAAGAGAAATAAGAAAGCAACTCGGGCGCAGATAGCGAAAGAAACCAAACTATCCACTCAATCATTAACACGATTAACAAAGCAACTCATCTCTCTTGGTGTAATTTTAGAGCATTCCAGAACTGAGGGACAACGAGGACAACCCGCTATATATCTAACAATTAAAGAGAATGTTTTTTGCAGTGTTGGTGTAGTATTTGAACACGATCGAGTTACTGTACTTCTCGAAGATTTCAATGGCGAAATAATTCAAAAGCAATGTGAAGAAGGAAAACTTTTATCAGCACAAAAAGCAACTGAACTCGCTCTTAAAATGCTAGATAAACTTTTTGAATCAATTGACCCCAAAGTCACTGTATTAGGCATCGGCGTTTCTATTTCTGGCTTCTTTACCAATATCGAAGGTCAAATTTGTTCTCAACAAGATCCAATTGGTTGGTCGCATATAGATTTTCAAAAGATGTTTGCCGAACGCTATGACTGCCTTTGCTTTGTTGAAAATGATGGGAATGCAGCCTCAATAGGGTTTTCTCTTACCCCAACTGCTGCAAAAATGCAAAGCTTCTTCTTGCTGCTGTTTACACTCGATGTCGGTGGTGGTTTTGTTGTTAACGGCAGAATTGTTGACGGGGCATACGGAAATGCTGGCGAAATCGCAACACTGTTTAACTCAAATACAAGTATACCTAGGCCAACAATTGGCTCCCTACAACAGTATTTTAACGACACCATGGGTAAGTCGATAGAGTTTGAAGACATTCTTGAAGCAATTGACAACGAACACCCCACCGTAGAGTCTTGGATTATAGCTTGTGCAGAGTCAATGAAATACCCGTTAAAAGCCATCCAAAGTATACTCGATCCAAAGGCTATTATCTTTACTGGTCGATTACCGTCAAAACTGCAAAGAAAATTAGCCGATAGGGTCCAGATTTCCTCACCATCATTCGGTGGGTTAACCGCCCCGAAGCCTGATATTTTCATTTCGACAGGCAATAATATATTGGAAGCAGGCGTTACATCTATCCCAGCCTTTTACTTTTTTAGTAGGTAA